A single Glycine soja cultivar W05 chromosome 14, ASM419377v2, whole genome shotgun sequence DNA region contains:
- the LOC114383593 gene encoding plasmodesmata-located protein 7-like produces the protein MAKRSMCVFLCVTLFMVGFSECSSTSTFLYSGCTQQRYTPNSPYEWNINSLLTSLVNSATYSAYNNFTVVGSTQQDAVYGLYQCRGDLAMPDCAACVARAVTRAGDICRGTCGGSVQLDGCFVKYDNATFLGAQDKAVVLKKCGPSVGYNPDAMGSRDAVLAGLAAAGGNFRVGGSGGVHGVAQCTGDLSYGECQDCVAEAISRLKSDCGTADYGDMFLGKCYARYSVGGAHDESKAHDKSSHGGVKIFSIVIGSLAGVAIIIIFLAFLSKICGRQGK, from the exons atggcgAAAAGGAGCATGTGTGTTTTTTTGTGCGTGACTTTGTTCATGGTTGGGTTTTCGGAGTGTTCGAGCACGAGCACGTTCCTCTACAGCGGGTGCACGCAGCAACGGTACACTCCCAACTCGCCCTACGAGTGGAATATCAACTCGCTACTCACCTCGCTGGTGAACTCAGCGACGTACTCGGCTTATAACAACTTCACTGTGGTGGGGTCCACTCAGCAGGACGCGGTGTACGGGCTCTACCAGTGTCGCGGCGACCTCGCCATGCCGGACTGCGCCGCGTGCGTGGCGCGCGCCGTCACCCGCGCCGGCGACATCTGCCGCGGCACGTGCGGTGGCTCGGTGCAGCTCGACGGCTGCTTCGTGAAGTACGACAACGCGACGTTCCTCGGCGCGCAGGACAAGGCGGTGGTGCTGAAGAAGTGCGGGCCGTCGGTAGGGTACAACCCCGATGCCATGGGGAGTCGCGACGCCGTGCTGGCCGGACTCGCCGCCGCCGGGGGGAACTTTCGCGTCGGCGGGTCTGGCGGGGTTCACGGCGTGGCGCAGTGCACCGGCGATCTCAGCTACGGCGAGTGCCAGGACTGCGTGGCGGAGGCGATCTCGCGGCTGAAGAGCGATTGCGGCACGGCGGATTACGGGGACATGTTTCTCGGGAAGTGCTACGCGAGGTACTCAGTGGGTGGGGCCCACGATGAGTCCAAGGCCCACG ACAAATCGAGTCATGGAGGTGTAAAGATATTTTCTATAGTTATTGGATCATTAGCGGGAGTagctataattattattttccttgCTTTCTTGAGCAAGATTTGTGGGCGACAGG gtaaataa